A genome region from Mastacembelus armatus chromosome 8, fMasArm1.2, whole genome shotgun sequence includes the following:
- the sun1b gene encoding SUN domain-containing protein 1 isoform X2, translating into MQEEPKQRRMTMDFSQLHAYTPPQCAPENTGYTYSLSSSYSTAALEFEKEHQIAPVYESPRMSRRSLRLQTSTGHYGNESLVDHSQNHSSIYTSTRRETRTLRNRKQQSTSSSLSLSLSQAATPRKTLSFSAVSTPINNSSSFQESNTVSDASQHTSILDQSNDLRRRTITTTSTSTSSSVDGHWGRSSVTDHSSGVNGDASSSKSHTSLVNGYICQDCSLHSRKVDSFITRASSSSSQATEASMDALSSSSSLFTNIYSRDRSQRNKTGVLMSMSNTCMHYSKRALAPIVSLFTLLFNSVLWLGSRAKSLPGKGVVLFSDSIRQAVSSSLSHLWLFKQTTLHRMMGLRANGYEGEAHSSFCGSLNVKDLMTEDASNLNLNGSLCDDCKGKQYSETHTILTQPPRSQRLVGTLWSILAYTGYCLLQPGYCVVRAGKAVGSGVGTLTQRLFSLFWMLLAAPVKAGRGLLWFLAKGWYQLVSLMSLLNVFFLTRCLPKLWKLLLLLLPLLLFLALWLWGPSTAALLAYLPAINITEWRHTSPFTVPAPETPLTQTPATPVSEPPPTLPPVIVSSVDLERLQHVEQQLAVLWERVQQGDQKLEQHHGHVLGLYSTLKDQLHTQTDRETLRSWVSYLLEQRLSVLREELEQENTHRDKSVEQYQKQQESQAARLAALESLLNALAAKTEDLKQQKQEYESKKEEGKKEVVTVPVSVGVKQEDHDALLSEVHRLEVELDKIRQDLQGVVGCKGKCEQLGTLHETISAEVSSQVRKELQALFFGRGKSGELPESLIHWLSKRYVSTSDLQASLASLELSILRNVSLQLETNRAQTVVEAEAQAKNIIQTVTGTVQHTVVGEGLTEEQVKLIVQNALKLYSQDRTGLVDYALESGGGSILSTRCSETYETKTALMSLFGLPLWYFSQSPRVVIQPDVYPGNCWAFKGSQGYLVIRLSLKILPTSFCVEHIPKTLSPTGNITSAPRNFTVFGLTDEYQEEGKLLGHYTYQEDGESLQIFRVTEPNNQAFQIIEVRVLSNWGHPEYTCLYRFRVHGEPHPQ; encoded by the exons ATGCAGGAAGAG CCTAAGCAAAGAAGAATGACCATGGATTTTTCCCAACTGCACGCATATACACCGCCACAGTGTGCTCCAGAGAACACCGGCTATACCTATTCTCTCAG CTCCAGCTATTCTACAGCAGCATTAGAGTTTGAGAAGGAGCACCAGATTGCGCCTGTGTACGAGTCGCCCAGGATGTCACGGCGGAGCCTACGTTTGCAGACCAGTACTGGTCACTATGGCAATGAGAGCCTGGTTGATCACTCCCAGAATCACAGCAGCATCTACACCAGCACCAGAAGAGAGACACG GACACTGCGGAACAGAAAGCAGCAGTCCACTTCTAGCTCCTTGTCTTTATCCCTGAGCCAAGCTGCCACACCCAGGAAGACCCTCTCCTTCTCAGCTGTCAGTACCCCAattaacaacagcagcagctttcagGAAAGCAACACAGTGTCTGATGCCTCTCAGCACACCTCCATCCTAGACCAATCCAACGACCTGAGACGACGTACTATCACCACAACCTCAACTAGCACTTCTTCATCTGTGGACGGACACTGGG GGAGGAGCTCCGTCACAGACCATAGTTCAGGTGTCAACGGTGATGCTAGTTCGTCAAAGTCCCATACCTCACTCGTAAATGGTTACATCTGCCAAGACTGCTCTTTACACTCTCGGAAGGTGGACTCCTTCATCACACGggcttcatcatcttcatctcaGGCTACAGAAGCCTCCATGGAtgccctctcctcctcatcttcactATTCACAAATATATACTCCAGAGACAGGAGTCAGAGGAATAAGACAG GTGTTTTGATGTCCATGTCTAACACGTGTATGCACTACAGCAAACGAGCCCTGGCTCCCATAGTGTCCCTGTTCACCCTGCTTTTCAACAGTGTGCTCTGGCTGGGTTCAAGGGCCAAAAGCCTTCCAGGAAAAG GTGTTGTGTTATTTTCGGATTCAATAAGACAAGCCGTGTCCTCCAGCTTGTCCCACCTATGGCTGTTTAAGCAGACCACACTCCACAGGATGATGGGCCTCAGGGCTAATGGCTATGAAGGAGAAG CTCACTCAAGTTTCTGTGGAAGCTTGAATGTGAAGGATCTGATGACTGAAGATGCATCAAATCTGAATCTCAATGGTTCCTTGT GTGATGACTGTAAGGGGAAGCAGTATTCTGAAACACACACCATCCTTACACAGCCCCCCAGGTCCCAACGCCTGGTGGGGACACTGTGGAGCATCTTAGCTTATACAG GTTACTGCCTCCTCCAGCCTGGTTACTGTGTTGTGAGAGCAGGCAAAGCTGTGGGATCAGGGGTTGGGACGTTGACTCAGAGGTTGTTCTCACTGTTCTGGATGCTCCTGGCAGCCCCAG TAAAAGCAGGCAGGGGACTTCTGTGGTTTCTTGCAAAAGGATGGTACCAGTTGGTGTCTCTAATGTCTCTCCTTAATGTCTTCTTTCTGACAAG ATGCCTCCCCAAACTCTGGAAGcttctgctgctcctgttgCCTCTTTTGCTCTTTCTTG CTTTATGGTTGTGGGGTCCGTCCACTGCTGCCCTGCTTGCTTACCTCCCAGCCATAAACATAACCGAGTGGCGTCATACGTCTCCTTTCACCGTCCCTGCTCCGGAGACTCCTTTGACGCAGACCCCAGCCACCCCAGTCTCGGAGCCTCCA CCGACCCTTCCACCAGTGATAGTCTCTAGTGTGGATTTGGAGCGTCTTCAACATGTGGAGCAACAACTAGCCGTGTTGTGGGAGCGAGTCCAGCAGGGTGACCAAAAGCTAGAGCAGCATCATGGGCATGTTTTGGGTCTCTATAGCACCCTAAAGGACCAGCTCCACACTCAGACTGACAGGGAGACCTTGAGATCATGGGTGTCCTACCTGCTGGAGCAGAGGCTAAGCGTGCTGCGAGAAGAACTGGAgcaggagaacacacacagagacaag agtgTAGAGCAATATCAAAAGCAGCAAGAGAGTCAGGCAGCACGACTGGCTGCTTTGGAATCGCTGCTCAATGCTCTAGCTGCCAAGACAGAG GACTTGAAGCAGCAGAAGCAGGAGTATGAGTCcaagaaggaagaaggaaagaaagaggttGTCACCGTTCCTGtcag TGTGGGTGTGAAGCAGGAGGACCATGATGCTCTGCTGTCTGAGGTGCACCGACTTGAGGTGGAGCTGGATAAAATCAGACAGGACCTGCAGGGTGTTGTGGGATGCAAGGGCAAGTGTGAGCAGCTGGGCACACTGCATGAGACg ATATCGGCCGAGGTGTCGTCACAGGTGCGTAAGGAGTTGCAGGCTCTGTTCTTTGGCAGGGGTAAATCAGGAGAGCTGCCTGAGTCTCTGATCCACTGGCTGTCCAAACGTTACGTGAGCACATCAGACCTACAGGCATCGCTGGCCTCACTGGAGTTGAGCATCCTGAGAAACGTGTCCCTGCAGCTGGAGACTAACCGAGCACAGACTGTGGTTGAGGCTGAGGCTCAAGCCAAGAACATCATTCAGACAGTGACTGGGACTGTCCAGCACACTGTTGTTGGTGAGGGATTGACAGAAGAG CAAGTGAAGCTGATTGTCCAGAATGCTTTGAAGCTTTACTCTCAGGATCGAACTGGTCTGGTGGATTATGCCCTGGAGTCTGGAG GTGGCAGCATTCTTAGTACCCGCTGCTCAGAGACATATGAGACCAAGACAGCCCTTATGAGTCTGTTTGGCCTGCCACTGTGGTACTTCTCCCAGTCGCCACGTGTTGTCATCCAG CCTGATGTGTACCCAGGTAACTGCTGGGCATTCAAAGGCTCACAGGGCTATCTGGTGATTCGGCTGTCCCTGAAGATCCTACCCACATCCTTCTGTGTGGAGCACATACCAAAGACCCTTTCCCCAACTGGAAACATCACAAGTGCCCCAcgcaactttactgttttt GGTCTAACTGATGAGTACCAAGAAGAAGGGAAGTTGCTAGGACACTACACATACCAGGAGGATGGGGAATCACTACAAATCTTCCGTGTTACG GAGCCGAACAACCAGGCTTTCCAGATCATCGAGGTGCGGGTGCTATCTAACTGGGGTCACCCAGAATACACTTGCCTGTACCGCTTCAGAGTCCATGGCGAACCTCATCCTCAGTGA
- the sun1b gene encoding SUN domain-containing protein 1 isoform X1, giving the protein MTMDFSQLHAYTPPQCAPENTGYTYSLSSSYSTAALEFEKEHQIAPVYESPRMSRRSLRLQTSTGHYGNESLVDHSQNHSSIYTSTRRETRTLRNRKQQSTSSSLSLSLSQAATPRKTLSFSAVSTPINNSSSFQESNTVSDASQHTSILDQSNDLRRRTITTTSTSTSSSVDGHWGRSSVTDHSSGVNGDASSSKSHTSLVNGYICQDCSLHSRKVDSFITRASSSSSQATEASMDALSSSSSLFTNIYSRDRSQRNKTGVLMSMSNTCMHYSKRALAPIVSLFTLLFNSVLWLGSRAKSLPGKGVVLFSDSIRQAVSSSLSHLWLFKQTTLHRMMGLRANGYEGEAHSSFCGSLNVKDLMTEDASNLNLNGSLCDDCKGKQYSETHTILTQPPRSQRLVGTLWSILAYTGYCLLQPGYCVVRAGKAVGSGVGTLTQRLFSLFWMLLAAPVKAGRGLLWFLAKGWYQLVSLMSLLNVFFLTRCLPKLWKLLLLLLPLLLFLALWLWGPSTAALLAYLPAINITEWRHTSPFTVPAPETPLTQTPATPVSEPPPTLPPVIVSSVDLERLQHVEQQLAVLWERVQQGDQKLEQHHGHVLGLYSTLKDQLHTQTDRETLRSWVSYLLEQRLSVLREELEQENTHRDKSVEQYQKQQESQAARLAALESLLNALAAKTEDLKQQKQEYESKKEEGKKEVVTVPVSVGVKQEDHDALLSEVHRLEVELDKIRQDLQGVVGCKGKCEQLGTLHETISAEVSSQVRKELQALFFGRGKSGELPESLIHWLSKRYVSTSDLQASLASLELSILRNVSLQLETNRAQTVVEAEAQAKNIIQTVTGTVQHTVVGEGLTEEQVKLIVQNALKLYSQDRTGLVDYALESGGGSILSTRCSETYETKTALMSLFGLPLWYFSQSPRVVIQPDVYPGNCWAFKGSQGYLVIRLSLKILPTSFCVEHIPKTLSPTGNITSAPRNFTVFGLTDEYQEEGKLLGHYTYQEDGESLQIFRVTEPNNQAFQIIEVRVLSNWGHPEYTCLYRFRVHGEPHPQ; this is encoded by the exons ATGACCATGGATTTTTCCCAACTGCACGCATATACACCGCCACAGTGTGCTCCAGAGAACACCGGCTATACCTATTCTCTCAG CTCCAGCTATTCTACAGCAGCATTAGAGTTTGAGAAGGAGCACCAGATTGCGCCTGTGTACGAGTCGCCCAGGATGTCACGGCGGAGCCTACGTTTGCAGACCAGTACTGGTCACTATGGCAATGAGAGCCTGGTTGATCACTCCCAGAATCACAGCAGCATCTACACCAGCACCAGAAGAGAGACACG GACACTGCGGAACAGAAAGCAGCAGTCCACTTCTAGCTCCTTGTCTTTATCCCTGAGCCAAGCTGCCACACCCAGGAAGACCCTCTCCTTCTCAGCTGTCAGTACCCCAattaacaacagcagcagctttcagGAAAGCAACACAGTGTCTGATGCCTCTCAGCACACCTCCATCCTAGACCAATCCAACGACCTGAGACGACGTACTATCACCACAACCTCAACTAGCACTTCTTCATCTGTGGACGGACACTGGG GGAGGAGCTCCGTCACAGACCATAGTTCAGGTGTCAACGGTGATGCTAGTTCGTCAAAGTCCCATACCTCACTCGTAAATGGTTACATCTGCCAAGACTGCTCTTTACACTCTCGGAAGGTGGACTCCTTCATCACACGggcttcatcatcttcatctcaGGCTACAGAAGCCTCCATGGAtgccctctcctcctcatcttcactATTCACAAATATATACTCCAGAGACAGGAGTCAGAGGAATAAGACAG GTGTTTTGATGTCCATGTCTAACACGTGTATGCACTACAGCAAACGAGCCCTGGCTCCCATAGTGTCCCTGTTCACCCTGCTTTTCAACAGTGTGCTCTGGCTGGGTTCAAGGGCCAAAAGCCTTCCAGGAAAAG GTGTTGTGTTATTTTCGGATTCAATAAGACAAGCCGTGTCCTCCAGCTTGTCCCACCTATGGCTGTTTAAGCAGACCACACTCCACAGGATGATGGGCCTCAGGGCTAATGGCTATGAAGGAGAAG CTCACTCAAGTTTCTGTGGAAGCTTGAATGTGAAGGATCTGATGACTGAAGATGCATCAAATCTGAATCTCAATGGTTCCTTGT GTGATGACTGTAAGGGGAAGCAGTATTCTGAAACACACACCATCCTTACACAGCCCCCCAGGTCCCAACGCCTGGTGGGGACACTGTGGAGCATCTTAGCTTATACAG GTTACTGCCTCCTCCAGCCTGGTTACTGTGTTGTGAGAGCAGGCAAAGCTGTGGGATCAGGGGTTGGGACGTTGACTCAGAGGTTGTTCTCACTGTTCTGGATGCTCCTGGCAGCCCCAG TAAAAGCAGGCAGGGGACTTCTGTGGTTTCTTGCAAAAGGATGGTACCAGTTGGTGTCTCTAATGTCTCTCCTTAATGTCTTCTTTCTGACAAG ATGCCTCCCCAAACTCTGGAAGcttctgctgctcctgttgCCTCTTTTGCTCTTTCTTG CTTTATGGTTGTGGGGTCCGTCCACTGCTGCCCTGCTTGCTTACCTCCCAGCCATAAACATAACCGAGTGGCGTCATACGTCTCCTTTCACCGTCCCTGCTCCGGAGACTCCTTTGACGCAGACCCCAGCCACCCCAGTCTCGGAGCCTCCA CCGACCCTTCCACCAGTGATAGTCTCTAGTGTGGATTTGGAGCGTCTTCAACATGTGGAGCAACAACTAGCCGTGTTGTGGGAGCGAGTCCAGCAGGGTGACCAAAAGCTAGAGCAGCATCATGGGCATGTTTTGGGTCTCTATAGCACCCTAAAGGACCAGCTCCACACTCAGACTGACAGGGAGACCTTGAGATCATGGGTGTCCTACCTGCTGGAGCAGAGGCTAAGCGTGCTGCGAGAAGAACTGGAgcaggagaacacacacagagacaag agtgTAGAGCAATATCAAAAGCAGCAAGAGAGTCAGGCAGCACGACTGGCTGCTTTGGAATCGCTGCTCAATGCTCTAGCTGCCAAGACAGAG GACTTGAAGCAGCAGAAGCAGGAGTATGAGTCcaagaaggaagaaggaaagaaagaggttGTCACCGTTCCTGtcag TGTGGGTGTGAAGCAGGAGGACCATGATGCTCTGCTGTCTGAGGTGCACCGACTTGAGGTGGAGCTGGATAAAATCAGACAGGACCTGCAGGGTGTTGTGGGATGCAAGGGCAAGTGTGAGCAGCTGGGCACACTGCATGAGACg ATATCGGCCGAGGTGTCGTCACAGGTGCGTAAGGAGTTGCAGGCTCTGTTCTTTGGCAGGGGTAAATCAGGAGAGCTGCCTGAGTCTCTGATCCACTGGCTGTCCAAACGTTACGTGAGCACATCAGACCTACAGGCATCGCTGGCCTCACTGGAGTTGAGCATCCTGAGAAACGTGTCCCTGCAGCTGGAGACTAACCGAGCACAGACTGTGGTTGAGGCTGAGGCTCAAGCCAAGAACATCATTCAGACAGTGACTGGGACTGTCCAGCACACTGTTGTTGGTGAGGGATTGACAGAAGAG CAAGTGAAGCTGATTGTCCAGAATGCTTTGAAGCTTTACTCTCAGGATCGAACTGGTCTGGTGGATTATGCCCTGGAGTCTGGAG GTGGCAGCATTCTTAGTACCCGCTGCTCAGAGACATATGAGACCAAGACAGCCCTTATGAGTCTGTTTGGCCTGCCACTGTGGTACTTCTCCCAGTCGCCACGTGTTGTCATCCAG CCTGATGTGTACCCAGGTAACTGCTGGGCATTCAAAGGCTCACAGGGCTATCTGGTGATTCGGCTGTCCCTGAAGATCCTACCCACATCCTTCTGTGTGGAGCACATACCAAAGACCCTTTCCCCAACTGGAAACATCACAAGTGCCCCAcgcaactttactgttttt GGTCTAACTGATGAGTACCAAGAAGAAGGGAAGTTGCTAGGACACTACACATACCAGGAGGATGGGGAATCACTACAAATCTTCCGTGTTACG GAGCCGAACAACCAGGCTTTCCAGATCATCGAGGTGCGGGTGCTATCTAACTGGGGTCACCCAGAATACACTTGCCTGTACCGCTTCAGAGTCCATGGCGAACCTCATCCTCAGTGA
- the sun1b gene encoding SUN domain-containing protein 1 isoform X3: MTMDFSQLHAYTPPQCAPENTGYTYSLSSSYSTAALEFEKEHQIAPVYESPRMSRRSLRLQTSTGHYGNESLVDHSQNHSSIYTSTRRETRTLRNRKQQSTSSSLSLSLSQAATPRKTLSFSAVSTPINNSSSFQESNTVSDASQHTSILDQSNDLRRRTITTTSTSTSSSVDGHWGRSSVTDHSSGVNGDASSSKSHTSLVNGYICQDCSLHSRKVDSFITRASSSSSQATEASMDALSSSSSLFTNIYSRDRSQRNKTGVLMSMSNTCMHYSKRALAPIVSLFTLLFNSVLWLGSRAKSLPGKAHSSFCGSLNVKDLMTEDASNLNLNGSLCDDCKGKQYSETHTILTQPPRSQRLVGTLWSILAYTGYCLLQPGYCVVRAGKAVGSGVGTLTQRLFSLFWMLLAAPVKAGRGLLWFLAKGWYQLVSLMSLLNVFFLTRCLPKLWKLLLLLLPLLLFLALWLWGPSTAALLAYLPAINITEWRHTSPFTVPAPETPLTQTPATPVSEPPPTLPPVIVSSVDLERLQHVEQQLAVLWERVQQGDQKLEQHHGHVLGLYSTLKDQLHTQTDRETLRSWVSYLLEQRLSVLREELEQENTHRDKSVEQYQKQQESQAARLAALESLLNALAAKTEDLKQQKQEYESKKEEGKKEVVTVPVSVGVKQEDHDALLSEVHRLEVELDKIRQDLQGVVGCKGKCEQLGTLHETISAEVSSQVRKELQALFFGRGKSGELPESLIHWLSKRYVSTSDLQASLASLELSILRNVSLQLETNRAQTVVEAEAQAKNIIQTVTGTVQHTVVGEGLTEEQVKLIVQNALKLYSQDRTGLVDYALESGGGSILSTRCSETYETKTALMSLFGLPLWYFSQSPRVVIQPDVYPGNCWAFKGSQGYLVIRLSLKILPTSFCVEHIPKTLSPTGNITSAPRNFTVFGLTDEYQEEGKLLGHYTYQEDGESLQIFRVTEPNNQAFQIIEVRVLSNWGHPEYTCLYRFRVHGEPHPQ, encoded by the exons ATGACCATGGATTTTTCCCAACTGCACGCATATACACCGCCACAGTGTGCTCCAGAGAACACCGGCTATACCTATTCTCTCAG CTCCAGCTATTCTACAGCAGCATTAGAGTTTGAGAAGGAGCACCAGATTGCGCCTGTGTACGAGTCGCCCAGGATGTCACGGCGGAGCCTACGTTTGCAGACCAGTACTGGTCACTATGGCAATGAGAGCCTGGTTGATCACTCCCAGAATCACAGCAGCATCTACACCAGCACCAGAAGAGAGACACG GACACTGCGGAACAGAAAGCAGCAGTCCACTTCTAGCTCCTTGTCTTTATCCCTGAGCCAAGCTGCCACACCCAGGAAGACCCTCTCCTTCTCAGCTGTCAGTACCCCAattaacaacagcagcagctttcagGAAAGCAACACAGTGTCTGATGCCTCTCAGCACACCTCCATCCTAGACCAATCCAACGACCTGAGACGACGTACTATCACCACAACCTCAACTAGCACTTCTTCATCTGTGGACGGACACTGGG GGAGGAGCTCCGTCACAGACCATAGTTCAGGTGTCAACGGTGATGCTAGTTCGTCAAAGTCCCATACCTCACTCGTAAATGGTTACATCTGCCAAGACTGCTCTTTACACTCTCGGAAGGTGGACTCCTTCATCACACGggcttcatcatcttcatctcaGGCTACAGAAGCCTCCATGGAtgccctctcctcctcatcttcactATTCACAAATATATACTCCAGAGACAGGAGTCAGAGGAATAAGACAG GTGTTTTGATGTCCATGTCTAACACGTGTATGCACTACAGCAAACGAGCCCTGGCTCCCATAGTGTCCCTGTTCACCCTGCTTTTCAACAGTGTGCTCTGGCTGGGTTCAAGGGCCAAAAGCCTTCCAGGAAAAG CTCACTCAAGTTTCTGTGGAAGCTTGAATGTGAAGGATCTGATGACTGAAGATGCATCAAATCTGAATCTCAATGGTTCCTTGT GTGATGACTGTAAGGGGAAGCAGTATTCTGAAACACACACCATCCTTACACAGCCCCCCAGGTCCCAACGCCTGGTGGGGACACTGTGGAGCATCTTAGCTTATACAG GTTACTGCCTCCTCCAGCCTGGTTACTGTGTTGTGAGAGCAGGCAAAGCTGTGGGATCAGGGGTTGGGACGTTGACTCAGAGGTTGTTCTCACTGTTCTGGATGCTCCTGGCAGCCCCAG TAAAAGCAGGCAGGGGACTTCTGTGGTTTCTTGCAAAAGGATGGTACCAGTTGGTGTCTCTAATGTCTCTCCTTAATGTCTTCTTTCTGACAAG ATGCCTCCCCAAACTCTGGAAGcttctgctgctcctgttgCCTCTTTTGCTCTTTCTTG CTTTATGGTTGTGGGGTCCGTCCACTGCTGCCCTGCTTGCTTACCTCCCAGCCATAAACATAACCGAGTGGCGTCATACGTCTCCTTTCACCGTCCCTGCTCCGGAGACTCCTTTGACGCAGACCCCAGCCACCCCAGTCTCGGAGCCTCCA CCGACCCTTCCACCAGTGATAGTCTCTAGTGTGGATTTGGAGCGTCTTCAACATGTGGAGCAACAACTAGCCGTGTTGTGGGAGCGAGTCCAGCAGGGTGACCAAAAGCTAGAGCAGCATCATGGGCATGTTTTGGGTCTCTATAGCACCCTAAAGGACCAGCTCCACACTCAGACTGACAGGGAGACCTTGAGATCATGGGTGTCCTACCTGCTGGAGCAGAGGCTAAGCGTGCTGCGAGAAGAACTGGAgcaggagaacacacacagagacaag agtgTAGAGCAATATCAAAAGCAGCAAGAGAGTCAGGCAGCACGACTGGCTGCTTTGGAATCGCTGCTCAATGCTCTAGCTGCCAAGACAGAG GACTTGAAGCAGCAGAAGCAGGAGTATGAGTCcaagaaggaagaaggaaagaaagaggttGTCACCGTTCCTGtcag TGTGGGTGTGAAGCAGGAGGACCATGATGCTCTGCTGTCTGAGGTGCACCGACTTGAGGTGGAGCTGGATAAAATCAGACAGGACCTGCAGGGTGTTGTGGGATGCAAGGGCAAGTGTGAGCAGCTGGGCACACTGCATGAGACg ATATCGGCCGAGGTGTCGTCACAGGTGCGTAAGGAGTTGCAGGCTCTGTTCTTTGGCAGGGGTAAATCAGGAGAGCTGCCTGAGTCTCTGATCCACTGGCTGTCCAAACGTTACGTGAGCACATCAGACCTACAGGCATCGCTGGCCTCACTGGAGTTGAGCATCCTGAGAAACGTGTCCCTGCAGCTGGAGACTAACCGAGCACAGACTGTGGTTGAGGCTGAGGCTCAAGCCAAGAACATCATTCAGACAGTGACTGGGACTGTCCAGCACACTGTTGTTGGTGAGGGATTGACAGAAGAG CAAGTGAAGCTGATTGTCCAGAATGCTTTGAAGCTTTACTCTCAGGATCGAACTGGTCTGGTGGATTATGCCCTGGAGTCTGGAG GTGGCAGCATTCTTAGTACCCGCTGCTCAGAGACATATGAGACCAAGACAGCCCTTATGAGTCTGTTTGGCCTGCCACTGTGGTACTTCTCCCAGTCGCCACGTGTTGTCATCCAG CCTGATGTGTACCCAGGTAACTGCTGGGCATTCAAAGGCTCACAGGGCTATCTGGTGATTCGGCTGTCCCTGAAGATCCTACCCACATCCTTCTGTGTGGAGCACATACCAAAGACCCTTTCCCCAACTGGAAACATCACAAGTGCCCCAcgcaactttactgttttt GGTCTAACTGATGAGTACCAAGAAGAAGGGAAGTTGCTAGGACACTACACATACCAGGAGGATGGGGAATCACTACAAATCTTCCGTGTTACG GAGCCGAACAACCAGGCTTTCCAGATCATCGAGGTGCGGGTGCTATCTAACTGGGGTCACCCAGAATACACTTGCCTGTACCGCTTCAGAGTCCATGGCGAACCTCATCCTCAGTGA